A part of Jaculus jaculus isolate mJacJac1 chromosome 17, mJacJac1.mat.Y.cur, whole genome shotgun sequence genomic DNA contains:
- the Nicn1 gene encoding nicolin-1 isoform X1: MSRVLVPCHVKSTVALQVGDVRTSQGRPGVLVIDVTFPGVAPFELQEITFKNYYTAFLSIRVRQQSSMLTPGKWVTCLRDYCLMPDPHSEEGAQEYVSLFKHQMLCDMARVLELRLILRQPSPLWVSFTLEELQIYQQGPKVSPAVNFPKWLSHPVPSEQPAPLHEGLPDPSRVSSEVQQMWALTEMIRASHTSTRIGRFDVDGCYDLNLLSYT; encoded by the exons ATGTCCCGGGTGTTAGTGCCCTGTCATGTGAAAAGCACCGTAGCCCTTCAAGTAGGCGACGTGCGGACCTCCCAGGGTCGGCCCGGCGTGCTGGTCATCGATGTCACCTTCCCCGGCGTCGCGCCTTTCGAG TTGCAGGAGATCACATTTAAGAATTACTACACAGCCTTTTTAAGCATCCGTGTCCGCCAGCAGTCTTCAATGCTCACACCGGGCAAGTGGGTAACCTGCCTGCGGGACTACTGTCTGATGCCTGATCCACACAGTGAAGAGGGAGCCCAGGAGTATGTATCTCTGTTCAAGCACCAG ATGCTGTGTGACATGGCCAGAGTACTGGAGCTGCGCCTGATTCTGAGGCAACCATCACCTCTATGGGTATCTTTCACCTTGGAGGAGCTGCAGATCTACCAGCAGGGACCAAAGGTA AGCCCTGCTGTGAACTTCCCCAAGTGGCTTTCCCACCCAGTACCCAGTGAACAGCCTGCACCCCTCCATGAG GGTCTCCCAGACCCCAGCAGAGTATCCTCTGAGGTGCAGCAGATGTGGGCGCTGACAGAGATGATTCGGGCCAGTCACACCTCCACAAGGATCGGCCGCTTTGAT GTGGATGGCTGCTATGACCTGAACTTGCTCTCCTACACTTGA
- the Nicn1 gene encoding nicolin-1 isoform X2, which yields MSRVLVPCHVKSTVALQVGDVRTSQGRPGVLVIDVTFPGVAPFELQEITFKNYYTAFLSIRVRQQSSMLTPGKWVTCLRDYCLMPDPHSEEGAQEYVSLFKHQMLCDMARVLELRLILRQPSPLWVSFTLEELQIYQQGPKSPAVNFPKWLSHPVPSEQPAPLHEGLPDPSRVSSEVQQMWALTEMIRASHTSTRIGRFDVDGCYDLNLLSYT from the exons ATGTCCCGGGTGTTAGTGCCCTGTCATGTGAAAAGCACCGTAGCCCTTCAAGTAGGCGACGTGCGGACCTCCCAGGGTCGGCCCGGCGTGCTGGTCATCGATGTCACCTTCCCCGGCGTCGCGCCTTTCGAG TTGCAGGAGATCACATTTAAGAATTACTACACAGCCTTTTTAAGCATCCGTGTCCGCCAGCAGTCTTCAATGCTCACACCGGGCAAGTGGGTAACCTGCCTGCGGGACTACTGTCTGATGCCTGATCCACACAGTGAAGAGGGAGCCCAGGAGTATGTATCTCTGTTCAAGCACCAG ATGCTGTGTGACATGGCCAGAGTACTGGAGCTGCGCCTGATTCTGAGGCAACCATCACCTCTATGGGTATCTTTCACCTTGGAGGAGCTGCAGATCTACCAGCAGGGACCAAAG AGCCCTGCTGTGAACTTCCCCAAGTGGCTTTCCCACCCAGTACCCAGTGAACAGCCTGCACCCCTCCATGAG GGTCTCCCAGACCCCAGCAGAGTATCCTCTGAGGTGCAGCAGATGTGGGCGCTGACAGAGATGATTCGGGCCAGTCACACCTCCACAAGGATCGGCCGCTTTGAT GTGGATGGCTGCTATGACCTGAACTTGCTCTCCTACACTTGA